One window of Leopardus geoffroyi isolate Oge1 chromosome B3, O.geoffroyi_Oge1_pat1.0, whole genome shotgun sequence genomic DNA carries:
- the ANKRD63 gene encoding ankyrin repeat domain-containing protein 63, whose product MLKPKDLCPRAGTRTFLEAMQAGKVHLARFVLDALDRSIIDCRAEQGRTPLMVAVGLPDPALRARFVRLLLEQGAAVNLRDERGRTALSLACERGHLDAVQLLVQFSGDPEAADSAGNSPVMWAAACGHGAVLEFLVRSFRRLGLRLDRTNRAGLTALQLAAARGHGTCVQALTGPWGRAAAAAAARGSNSDSPPGRPAPAPSPERRRPSPRRLPRPLLARFARAAGGHGHGGEAGSGGKGSGRHRAQGSDRPELGRSMSLALGAVTEEEAARLRAGALMARPQSPQSSGTGRWRSQEVLEGVPPTLVQAPIGLSPHPEGGPGSGRLGLRRRSTAPDIPSLVGEAPGPESGSELEANALPHSGPGPQPWQAGTEAMVLHSQR is encoded by the coding sequence ATGCTCAAGCCCAAGGACCTGTGCCCCCGAGCGGGTACGCGCACCTTCCTGGAGGCCATGCAGGCGGGCAAAGTGCACCTGGCCCGCTTTGTGCTGGATGCGCTGGACCGCAGCATCATCGACTGCCGCGCAGAGCAGGGCCGCACGCCGCTCATGGTGGCGGTGGGCCTGCCGGACCCCGCGCTGCGCGCGCGCTTCGTGCGGCTACTGCTGGAGCAGGGTGCAGCAGTGAACCTGCGGGACGAGCGCGGCCGCACGGCACTCAGCCTGGCTTGCGAGCGCGGCCACCTGGACGCCGTGCAGCTGTTGGTGCAGTTCAGCGGCGACCCGGAGGCGGCCGACTCGGCGGGCAATAGCCCAGTGATGTGGGCGGCGGCGTGCGGCCATGGGGCGGTGCTCGAGTTCTTGGTGCGCTCTTTCCGCCGCCTCGGCCTGCGCCTCGACCGCACCAACCGAGCGGGTCTCACCGCGCTGCAACTGGCCGCCGCCCGCGGCCACGGGACCTGCGTGCAAGCCCTCACCGGGCCCTGGGGCCGCGCAGCCGCTGCCGCCGCGGCCCGGGGCTCCAACTCCGATAGCCCTCCTGGCCGTCCGGCTCCTGCGCCCAGCCCCGAGCGTCGACGACCCAGTCCTCGCCGCTTACCTCGGCCTCTCCTGGCGCGCTTTGCGCGAGCGGCCGGCGGCCACGGTCACGGTGGCGAGGCAGGGTCAGGGGGCAAGGGCTCTGGCCGGCACCGAGCTCAGGGCAGCGACAGGCCCGAGCTGGGCCGGAGCATGAGCCTGGCGCTGGGTGCTGTAACCGAGGAGGAGGCGGCTCGACTGCGGGCAGGAGCCCTGATGGCCCGACCACAGTCGCCCCAGTCTTCGGGGACCGGGAGGTGGCGTTCGCAGGAGGTGCTGGAGGGAGTGCCTCCGACCTTAGTGCAAGCCCCCATTGGCCTCAGCCCCCACCCGGAGGGCGGCCCCGGCTCTGGCCGTTTGGGTTTGCGCCGACGCTCCACAGCTCCAGACATCCCCAGCCTGGTCGGGGAGGCACCAGGGCCCGAGAGCGGCTCAGAGTTAGAGGCCAACGCTCTGCCCCATTCGGGGCCTGGGCCTCAGCCTTGGCAGGCAGGCACAGAGGCCATGGTGCTGCACTCTCAGCGGTAA